The DNA window CCCGACGAGGGAGCTCGGTGACGTGCCGGCGGCCGACGTGGTCGTCGTGCACGACGCCGCCCGTGACGGGCTGACCGTCTTCGCGCTCAACCGCCACCAGGAGCAGGTCGTGGACCTCCGCATGGACCTGCGCGCCTTCGGGCCGCTCGCCGTCACCCACCACCTGCTGCTCGGCGGCTCCGGCCTGGACGACAGCAACACCCGCGCGACCCCCGAGCGCGTCGCTCCGCGCAGCGCCCTGGGCACGGGCGAGGGCAGCCGGCGCGACGGGGACGACCTCTGCGTACCGCTGCCGCCGGTCTCCTGGAGCGTCCTGCGGCTGGAGCGCGACGCCTAGCGCCGGCCGTCCGAGCACACCGGTCGAGGACGTCTGGCTGACGGTTCAAGACGGCGCCGGTCCGGCCGATGGGGCCGGCATGCTGCTGCGCCAGAGGTGGGTCGAGCACGTCCTGCGAGTGCTGCCCGAGGGTCGTCTGCTCCCCGAGGAGGTGTGGCAGCGCCGTCACCGGCTGATCGTGCGCATCGCGCTGGCACAGGCCGTCGCCCTGGCAGGTGTCGCGACCGCCGCAGGCCACGGCGGGGTGCACGCGGTGGCGGACGCGGTCCTCGTCGCGGTCCCGGCGGTGCTCGCCCGGTACGCGTCCTGGGGTCGCAAGGGCCGGTCGGCGGCCGCGACGACGAGCCTGATGCTCGCCTCGGCGACCCTGGTGCACCTGACCAGCGGGCTGACCGAGTCCCACTTCCACTTCTTCGTGATGATCGGCGTGGTGTCGCTCTACCAGGACTGGGTCCCCTTCCTCGTGGCGGTCGGCATCGTCGTGGCTCACCACGGGGTGATGGGCACGGCAGACCCGCACGCCGTCTACAGCAACCCGCACGCCTGGCGGCACCCGTGGCTGTGGGCCGGCGTGCACGGCGGCTTCGTGCTCGCGGCCAGCCTCGCCAACCTCGCAGCGTGGCGCCTGAACGAGCAGCAGGGACTGAGGGACCCGCTGACCGGCATGGCCAACCGCACGTTGCTCGAGGAGACGCTCACCCGCATGCTGACCGGCTCCGCGCACCCCGTGAGCGTGCTCTTCGTCGACCTGGACGACTTCAAGACCATCAACGACACCCGGGGGCACGCGGCCGGGGACGAGGTGCTGCGGACGGTCGCGGAGCGGCTGCGCAGCTGCGTACGCGGTGGTGACGTCGTCGCGCGCCTCGGCGGCGACGAGTTCGCCGTCCTCGTCGACGGGCCGAGCGCTGCCGCCGACACCGTGGGTGCCCGGGTGCTCCGCGCCTTGCGCGAGCCGGTGGTCGTGGACGGCCGGAGCCTGTTCCTCGGTGCCAGCGTGGGTGTCGCGGACACCAGCGCCACGCCCGAGCGCACCGCCCAGTCGCTGCTGCTCGGTGCCGACCTGGCGATGTACGCGGCGAAAGGGGCCGGGAAGGGCCACCTGGTGCACTACGCCGGCAGCATGGCCGACGCCTTCGCCTCGCGGGCCCAGCTGCAGCAGGACCTCGCCCTCGCTGCAGCGTCCGGTCAGCTCGAGGTCCACTACCAGCCCACGGTGCAGCTCGAGCGCGGCCACGTCCGCGGCTACGAAGCGCTGTTGCGCTGGCGGCACCCCGAGCGCGGACTCGTACCGCCTTCGGAGTTCGTGCCGATCGCGGAGGAGAGCGGCCTGATCGGCGAGCTCACCACGTACGTGCTGCACACCGCCACCGCGCAGGCGGCGCGCTGGTCCGAGGAGATCGGTCGCTCGGTGTCGGTGGCGGTCAACCTCTCCCCGGTGGACCTGGCCGGCGCTGACATCGTCTCCCGGGTGACGACGGCGCTGGCTGCCGCAGGTCTGCCCGCGCACCAGCTCACCCTCGAGATCACCGAGGGCGTGCTCGTGCACGACCTGCGAGCGGTCGCCGCCACCCTGACCGAGCTGCGGAGCCTCGGGCTACGGGTCGCGATCGACGACTTCGGCACCGGCTACTCGAGCCTGTCCTACCTGCGCCAGCTCCCCGTCGACGTCATCAAGATCGACCGCTCGTTCGTCAGCGACCTCGACGGCGCGGGCACCAGCGCCGTCCTCGTCTCCTCGATCGTCGAGCTCGCCCGCAGCCTCGGGCTCGACGTCGTGGCCGAAGGCGTGGAGACCGGCGCACAGGCGTCCACCCTGAGGGACCTGCACTGCCCGCACGCCCAGGGCTACCTGTACGCACGCCCCGTCCCGGCCGCGGAGGCGCGGCACGCGCTCGACGCGCTGGCGCGCGTCCCCGGCGTCTGAGCCGGCGGCCTCAGCGGGTCCGGTGCCCGGACCTGCCCTGCAGCCCGCGGTCGACCAGGTCGACGAGCCACTCGAAGCTCTCGTCGGTGTCAGTGGACCACTGGAAGCCACCACCGGCCTCGATGGTCGCGAAGCCGTGGAAGATGCTTCGCAGCGCGCGCAGGGCGTGGGTGGTGTCCGAGGGCGCGATGTCGTAGCCGCGCAGCACGGCGGTGAAGGGCTCGAGGCTCCGGGCAGCGGCCACGGCGAGCGGGTCGTCAGGGCCGGTGAGCTCGAGGCTGAGCGTGGCGGCGTAGCGGCCGGGGTGCGTGCGGACGAAGTCGCGCAGGGCGCGGGCGGCGGCCCGCAGGGCGTCGTGCCCCGCGCGGCCCTGGATCGCTGCGCCGACAGCGACTGCTGCCTCGTCCATGGCGAGGGCCGCGATCCGCCGGTTGAGGTCGTCCTGGCTCGCCACGTGCTTGTAGAGGGAGGGGGTACGGACGCCCACCTTCTCCGCGAGGGCGCCCATGGTGAGGGCGGCGAAGCCGATCTCGTCGGCGAGTTCGGCGCCGGCGGCGACGACGGCGGCGGGATCGAGGCCGGCCCTAGGCATCCGCGGTCTCCAGGAAGGTCAGGACCGCCGAGGTCACCTGCGCGGGGTACTGCACGTGGGGGTAGTGCCCGGCCCCCTCGACCATCACCAGCCGGCCGAGCCCGGTGGGCAGGTCGGCCACGACGGCCTCGCCCTCGGCGCGGGGGTCGGCCCAGTCGCAGTCGGCGCTGCCCTGCACGACCAGGACGGGGCAGCGTACGTTGCCGAGCTCCTTCCCTGCGTCCACGGGGGTCGTCCTCCCCATCGCCTGCAGCGCCTTCATGCGGCCGGGCTCTCCGAGCATCGAGGTGATCTGCTGCAGGCGCTCGTCGTAGTCGGCGGGCTTGCTGCCGGGGTAGGCGACGTCGAGGTACTCCACCCACTGCCGGGTGCTGCCCAGCAGGGTCATGGCCACCAGGTGGCGCAAGCCCCGGCGGTAGGAGCCGACCCGGAGGTCGCCCAGCCGCATCGACTGCTTGCGGGTGAACGGCGCCAGCTCGACCACCGCCGTGACCAGCTCCGGGGCCCGCGCCGCGGCGATCGTGGCGGCGCCGCCGGCGATCGAGTGGCCGACGAGGACCGCCGGACCGCCCAGGTGCTCGACCAGGGCGATGAGGTCGCCCGCGATGTCGGTACGCGAGTGGCCGTCCCAGCCGACGCTCGACTGGCCGTGCCCGCGCAGGTCGAGCTCGGCGACCCGGTAGCCCGCCGCGAAGAGGGCCGGGGTCACGAAACGGTAGGCCGCTCGGCTGTCGCCCATGCCGTGGGCCAGGACGAGCAGCGGGCCGGTGGTGCCGCGGAGCTCGTAGGCGAGGGTGCCGCCGTCGACGGTCAGGAACTCGGTCATGTCTGCCTCCAGGTCGTTGCCGCGATGGCTTACTGCGTTAGCCAAAAGCTACGGTCATTAGCTGTGCCTGTCAAGCGGCCCGTTCACCCGACCGGGTGGACACCCGTGCTCGGCCCTGCAGCCCCGGCGATCTGGACCGAGAACCCGGTGGTGAGGACACTCGTGGGCCGCGTCGCCCGGTCAGGCCGTGCGCTGGCCGTCGCACTCGTGCTCCTCGCCCTGGCCGTCCTCGTCCTCATGCAGAGCGCCGAGCGAGCGCAGTCGCATCGCGCTGCGGAGGAGAACCTGCACTCGGCACGGCTGCTGTCGAGGTCCGTCGAGGCGGTCAGCCTCACGGTCCGCGACGGGAGAGGTGCACTGGCGCCCGGGGCGGCCGACCACCTCTCGCGGGTCGTCGCCGGCCTGCAGTCGGCGCACCTGCTGAGCGGCCTCGAGCTGTGGCGCAGCGACGGCAGCCTGCTGTGGGCCGACGCGACGCACGACCCGGACGAGCAGTTGCTGCCCGCCGACGAGCGGCGCGACCTGTCCCGCCGTCCTGAGGTGGTCATCCGCACCCCGGGGGGCGAGGACGAGCTCGAGGGCAGCCTCGACGTCCTGCAGCTGCGCGACCTGGACGGTGACGGCAGGCCCGACGCCGTCGTCGAGGTGGTCTTCCCGCCGGGGCCCTACGACTCGGCCGTCACCCGCTCGCGCACCGTCCTCTGGGCGACCAGCGCCGCGCTGCTCGTGCTCGTGTCGGCGACTGCGCTGCTCGCCCGCCGGCGACTGCGCCGCCGCAGCCTCCAGGCGCTGTCCGACGGTCTCACCGGGCTCGGCAACCGCGTACAGCTGCAGGAGAGCGCTCCGGCAGTGCTCGCGCACCCGGCCAGCCTGCTCCTGCTCGACCTCGACGGGTTCAAGGACGTCAACGACACCCTCGGCCACGAGGCCGGCGACGACCTCCTCGTCCAGGTGGCCCGGGCGCTCGAGCAGGACGCCGAGCCCGGAGAGGTGCTCGTACGCCTGGGCGGCGACGAGTTCGCGGTGCTGGTGCCGGGGACGGTCGACGCCGGCCTCCAGCGCGCCACCGCCGTGCGCCGCGCCGTCGAGCAGCCCTTCACCGTGGCGAGCGTCGCCGTGCGCGTCGGAGTCAGCGTGGGCGTCGCCAGCGCGCCCGACGACGCCACCGACCTGCCCGGACTGCTCCGCCGCGCCGACGTCGCGATGTACCAGGCCAAGCGGGGCTGCGAGGGCGTGCGCCGCTGGTCGGCCTCGCTCGACCGGCACGACAGCCAGCAGCTGTCCCTGCTCGCCGGCCTCGCCGCGGCGATCGACGGCGAGCAGCTGCGCCTGCACTACCAGCCGAAGCTCCAGGCGGCCGACGGTCGCGCGCTGAGCGTCGAGGCCCTCGTGCGCTGGCAGCACCCGGAGCACGGCCTGCTCTCCCCCCTGACGTTCGTCCCCTTGGCCGAGCGCACCGCGCTCATCCGTCCCCTCACCGAGTGGGTCCTGCGCCGGGCGGCCGAGCAGTGCGTGGCCTGGCGCCGCACCGGGCTCGACGTGGCGGTGGCCGTCAACGTCTCACCCCGCTCCCTCCTGGACGACTCGATCCTCGAGCTGGTCGCCCAGACCCTCACGGAGACAGGGCTTCCCGCCCACGCCCTCGACATCGAGATCACGGAGTCGGCGGTCGCCGAGGACCCCGACCGCGCGTTCCGGACCCTCGTCGGGCTCCACGAGCTCGGCGTGACGATCAGCATCGACGACTTCGGCGCCGGCTACACGTGCCTGGCGCACCTGCGCACGCTGCCGGTCGACCGGCTCAAGCTCGACCGCTCGTTCGTCTCCGGGATGAGCGGCAGCGCCGGTGACGAGGCCGTCGTGCGCGGCATGATCGCCCTCGCGCACGACCTCGGGCTCGGCGTGGTCGCAGAGGGCGTCGAGGACCACGCCACCGGAGAGCGGCTGGCAGAGCTCGGGTGCGACCAGCTGCAGGGCTTCGCCTACAGCCGCCCGCTGCCGCCCGATGAGGCGGTGCTCGTGCTGCAGGCGATGGCCGGCGAGGCTGCCGTGGCCCACGACCGCGGTCCGGCGGTGCCCGCCCGGGGCAGCCGCTAGCGGCGCAGCCCCACGGCGGGCTAGGCCGGGGCCGGGCAGACGGTCAGCGACGTGCCCTGCGAGCGGTCGATGGTGTGCAGGGCCATCGACCGCCCGCACGACGGGCAGTCCACGACCTTGCCCGAGGGCGTCGGTGGTGCCTCGTCGGGGTCGCCCAGGTCGGGCGGGCCCATGAACCACATCACCAGGCGCCCGAGCCCCTTGCGCTCCTGAGGCCGGCCGGCCGCCTCGACGGCGGAGTCGTCGTCCCGTGCCACCACTGCGTCCTCCTGGGATTGCGCTGCCCTCCCACGGTCGTGGTCCCCGCAGGTTCACGCAACACGAGAGCGGCGCCGCGTTCTGCTCACCCACGCGTACCGGTGGCCGATGGGTGCGGACGTCGGACCGGCCGGCCGTGGGAGGGGGTTAGCAGTGAGCGCGTCGTCCAGGGTGCCCGCGTCCGCGCGCACCTACTTCCTGGCGCTGACCCTGCTGGCCGCAGCGGTCACCGCCTTCCAGCTGCCCGACAGCTGGCCGCCGCTGACCTCGTGGGCGGCCGGCGTCATCGTGCTGCTGGTCACGCGCTTCCCGCTCCTCGTGATGCGCCGCGCCGGCGGCCTCGAGGTCGGCCTCGACCCGGTGATCGCGCTGTTCCTGGCCTTCAGCGACGCGCCGCACGCTGCCGTCGTCTGGACCTTCACGGCCGGCGTCGCGCAGCTCTTCACCTCGAAGGCCTCCTGGGTGCGCCTGTTCAACGCGGCCGTCACCGTCCTGTCGGGCGCCGCCGCCCTGGCGGTGGTCGCACACCTCGACGCCGCGCCGTTGGCGGGTGGGCGCAGCGGAGCCGTCACGGCCGTGGTCGCGGCCGCCTGCTACTACCTCGTCGACTACCTGCTCTCCGTCTTCGCCATCGTCTCGCTGCGCCGGGCGACGCTGCGCGAGGCGATCTGGGACGACACCGCTCCGCTCACGATGGCCTGCGTCGCGGCGGCCGGCAGCCTGGGCTACGTCGGCGCGGTCCTCGTGCGGACCGACCCCTGGACGCTGCCGCTCGCCGGGATCCCGCTCGTCACGGTGGTGCTGGCCGGGCGCGCCTTCGCCACGGCCCACGGGGAGCGGATGCGGGTGCACGCGCTGTTCACCGCCGCAGAGCGCCAGCACAGCGCGGCCACGACCGCAGCGGTCCTCGAGGCGGCGGTCGAGGCCGGCCGTGAGGCGCTCGCCGCGCCGGTGGAGCTGCGCGAGGTCGAACCGGTGGACGGCGTCGCGAGCACCGTCGACACCCCCGACGGCGCCCGCTGGATCCACGCGACCACGCGCAACCAGCAGAGCCGCGTCTTCACCCAGAGCGACCGGGAGCTGCTCGAGGTCCTCGCCTCGCTGACGAACGACTCCCTGCGCCGGCAGGCGCTGGTGGAGAGCCTCGAGCGGATGGCCGCCACCGACGCGCTGACGGGGCTCGCCAACGCGGCGGCCTTCCGTGCCGCAGTGCGGTCCGCCGGGCCCGGCTCGGCCGTGCTCTTCTGCGACCTGGACGGCTTCAAGGGCGTCAACGACGACTTCGGCCACGAGGCGGGCGACGCCCTGCTGTGCGAGGTAGCCGACCGGCTGCGCGGCTGCGTGCGCGAGGGCGACGTGCTGGCGCGCAACGGCGGCGACGAGTTCGCCGTGCTGCTGGTCGGCGCCGACGCCGAGCGGGCGGAGGCGGTCGCCCAGCGCGTGGTGGAGGTCGTCGCGGCGCCGATCTCGCTGCCCGGCGTGGGCCACGCGAAGGTCACCGTCAGCGTAGGCACCGCGACCGGTGACGGCGCCCTCGTGCAGCGCGCCGACATCGCGATGTACGCGGCGAAGGCCGCCGGCAAGTCGCGCCACGTCGTGTGCACCGACGAGCTCTTCGCAGCGCACCAGAGCCGCCGCACGCTGGCCGACGAGCTCGGGCGGGCCATCGATCGCGACGAGCTCGTCCTGCACTACCAGCCGATCGTCAACCTCGCGCTCGACCGCATCGACGGGGTCGAGGCGCTGGTGCGCTGGCAGCACCCCGAGCGCGGGCTGCTCGGCCCGGGCGAGTTCGTGCACCTCGCCGAGGAGACCGGGACCATCGACGACCTCACCCGGTGGGTGCAGCGCCGGGCCGTCCAGGACGCCGTCCTGATGAGCCGCCTGGCCGGCCGGCAGATCTCGGTCAGCGTCAACGTCTCGCCCAGCTCGCTGGTGCGCGGCGTCCTGCTCGACCAGGTCGAGTCCGGATGCACCGACGACGTGCAGCTCATCCTCGAGGTCACGGAGAC is part of the Motilibacter peucedani genome and encodes:
- a CDS encoding putative bifunctional diguanylate cyclase/phosphodiesterase codes for the protein MLLRQRWVEHVLRVLPEGRLLPEEVWQRRHRLIVRIALAQAVALAGVATAAGHGGVHAVADAVLVAVPAVLARYASWGRKGRSAAATTSLMLASATLVHLTSGLTESHFHFFVMIGVVSLYQDWVPFLVAVGIVVAHHGVMGTADPHAVYSNPHAWRHPWLWAGVHGGFVLAASLANLAAWRLNEQQGLRDPLTGMANRTLLEETLTRMLTGSAHPVSVLFVDLDDFKTINDTRGHAAGDEVLRTVAERLRSCVRGGDVVARLGGDEFAVLVDGPSAAADTVGARVLRALREPVVVDGRSLFLGASVGVADTSATPERTAQSLLLGADLAMYAAKGAGKGHLVHYAGSMADAFASRAQLQQDLALAAASGQLEVHYQPTVQLERGHVRGYEALLRWRHPERGLVPPSEFVPIAEESGLIGELTTYVLHTATAQAARWSEEIGRSVSVAVNLSPVDLAGADIVSRVTTALAAAGLPAHQLTLEITEGVLVHDLRAVAATLTELRSLGLRVAIDDFGTGYSSLSYLRQLPVDVIKIDRSFVSDLDGAGTSAVLVSSIVELARSLGLDVVAEGVETGAQASTLRDLHCPHAQGYLYARPVPAAEARHALDALARVPGV
- a CDS encoding TetR/AcrR family transcriptional regulator — protein: MPRAGLDPAAVVAAGAELADEIGFAALTMGALAEKVGVRTPSLYKHVASQDDLNRRIAALAMDEAAVAVGAAIQGRAGHDALRAAARALRDFVRTHPGRYAATLSLELTGPDDPLAVAAARSLEPFTAVLRGYDIAPSDTTHALRALRSIFHGFATIEAGGGFQWSTDTDESFEWLVDLVDRGLQGRSGHRTR
- a CDS encoding alpha/beta fold hydrolase encodes the protein MTEFLTVDGGTLAYELRGTTGPLLVLAHGMGDSRAAYRFVTPALFAAGYRVAELDLRGHGQSSVGWDGHSRTDIAGDLIALVEHLGGPAVLVGHSIAGGAATIAAARAPELVTAVVELAPFTRKQSMRLGDLRVGSYRRGLRHLVAMTLLGSTRQWVEYLDVAYPGSKPADYDERLQQITSMLGEPGRMKALQAMGRTTPVDAGKELGNVRCPVLVVQGSADCDWADPRAEGEAVVADLPTGLGRLVMVEGAGHYPHVQYPAQVTSAVLTFLETADA
- a CDS encoding putative bifunctional diguanylate cyclase/phosphodiesterase, which encodes MRTLVGRVARSGRALAVALVLLALAVLVLMQSAERAQSHRAAEENLHSARLLSRSVEAVSLTVRDGRGALAPGAADHLSRVVAGLQSAHLLSGLELWRSDGSLLWADATHDPDEQLLPADERRDLSRRPEVVIRTPGGEDELEGSLDVLQLRDLDGDGRPDAVVEVVFPPGPYDSAVTRSRTVLWATSAALLVLVSATALLARRRLRRRSLQALSDGLTGLGNRVQLQESAPAVLAHPASLLLLDLDGFKDVNDTLGHEAGDDLLVQVARALEQDAEPGEVLVRLGGDEFAVLVPGTVDAGLQRATAVRRAVEQPFTVASVAVRVGVSVGVASAPDDATDLPGLLRRADVAMYQAKRGCEGVRRWSASLDRHDSQQLSLLAGLAAAIDGEQLRLHYQPKLQAADGRALSVEALVRWQHPEHGLLSPLTFVPLAERTALIRPLTEWVLRRAAEQCVAWRRTGLDVAVAVNVSPRSLLDDSILELVAQTLTETGLPAHALDIEITESAVAEDPDRAFRTLVGLHELGVTISIDDFGAGYTCLAHLRTLPVDRLKLDRSFVSGMSGSAGDEAVVRGMIALAHDLGLGVVAEGVEDHATGERLAELGCDQLQGFAYSRPLPPDEAVLVLQAMAGEAAVAHDRGPAVPARGSR
- a CDS encoding putative bifunctional diguanylate cyclase/phosphodiesterase, with product MSASSRVPASARTYFLALTLLAAAVTAFQLPDSWPPLTSWAAGVIVLLVTRFPLLVMRRAGGLEVGLDPVIALFLAFSDAPHAAVVWTFTAGVAQLFTSKASWVRLFNAAVTVLSGAAALAVVAHLDAAPLAGGRSGAVTAVVAAACYYLVDYLLSVFAIVSLRRATLREAIWDDTAPLTMACVAAAGSLGYVGAVLVRTDPWTLPLAGIPLVTVVLAGRAFATAHGERMRVHALFTAAERQHSAATTAAVLEAAVEAGREALAAPVELREVEPVDGVASTVDTPDGARWIHATTRNQQSRVFTQSDRELLEVLASLTNDSLRRQALVESLERMAATDALTGLANAAAFRAAVRSAGPGSAVLFCDLDGFKGVNDDFGHEAGDALLCEVADRLRGCVREGDVLARNGGDEFAVLLVGADAERAEAVAQRVVEVVAAPISLPGVGHAKVTVSVGTATGDGALVQRADIAMYAAKAAGKSRHVVCTDELFAAHQSRRTLADELGRAIDRDELVLHYQPIVNLALDRIDGVEALVRWQHPERGLLGPGEFVHLAEETGTIDDLTRWVQRRAVQDAVLMSRLAGRQISVSVNVSPSSLVRGVLLDQVESGCTDDVQLILEVTETAVAEPAAVPVLEEFRRRGVRIALDDFGTGHSSLATLRLLPVDIIKLDRAFIEGIAVEQEASLLVRSVAELARALAKPLVVEGIEDAAQRAELERLGVALGQGYHLARPAPLDVVLEGLRQSAVEEAASLVPGR